A window of the Euzebya pacifica genome harbors these coding sequences:
- a CDS encoding DNA polymerase/3'-5' exonuclease PolX — translation MAVDNVDRVVNDAVADDLVEIAAILSTRRGERFRARAFRTAGRMVAALPVAVDRLGEEELRALDGVGDAVARAIRSHLSDGVSGYLARLREEEPDGFGQLVQVMGVSTKLARELSSRGVVDRAGLAALVADGGILDVPGVRERTAEVIADGLGRIDHRGAGLPVLRQARLEADRWAVALGGLPGVARAVVAGQVRRGVQQPSALELLAVCTAPIAQVAVAVCEHDGCIRTLADTGDRVDLLTSAGRHLVVHLTDERSAGSALVVATGSEAHVQVLRERGMGDVAPDEPTAYAMAGTIPVPPPLREVDGPPVPDRLVTLADLVGDGHVHTEWSGDGHDSIDVLATAAVARGYEWIALTDHAENLTMNGLTREALRRRDAAIDEARERHPDVRLLKGLELNIGLDGGLDYDEETVLGQDWCVASVHSVFQRPEPVQTDRILAAIAHPAVHAIGHPVGRLLGMRPGYRIDIHAIAQAAAETGTALEVNGSPRRLDLDAEMVAIAVAAGATLVLDSDAHRARELDYVVEAVLTAQRGGAPLHLIRNARPA, via the coding sequence GTGGCTGTGGACAACGTCGACCGAGTCGTCAACGACGCCGTCGCCGACGATCTCGTGGAGATCGCGGCGATCCTGTCGACCCGACGCGGCGAGCGCTTCCGTGCCCGGGCCTTCCGCACCGCCGGGCGGATGGTGGCCGCGCTCCCGGTGGCGGTGGACCGGCTGGGGGAGGAGGAGCTGCGGGCGCTCGACGGCGTCGGCGACGCGGTGGCACGGGCGATCCGGAGCCACCTGTCCGACGGGGTCAGCGGCTACCTGGCCCGGCTGCGGGAGGAGGAGCCCGACGGCTTCGGACAGCTGGTGCAGGTGATGGGCGTGTCCACCAAGCTGGCCCGCGAGCTCTCCTCGCGCGGGGTGGTGGACCGTGCGGGGCTGGCGGCGCTGGTGGCCGACGGGGGCATCCTCGACGTGCCGGGGGTGCGGGAACGGACCGCCGAGGTCATCGCCGACGGCCTCGGCCGCATCGACCACCGCGGCGCCGGGTTGCCGGTGCTGCGACAGGCCCGGCTGGAGGCCGACCGCTGGGCCGTCGCGCTGGGTGGCCTGCCGGGTGTGGCACGGGCCGTCGTGGCCGGACAGGTGCGACGGGGTGTGCAGCAACCCAGCGCGCTGGAGCTGCTGGCGGTCTGCACGGCCCCGATCGCCCAGGTCGCCGTGGCGGTGTGCGAGCACGACGGCTGCATCCGGACGCTGGCCGACACGGGGGACCGGGTGGACCTGCTGACCTCGGCCGGCCGCCACCTGGTCGTCCACCTCACCGACGAGCGCAGCGCGGGTTCGGCGCTCGTCGTTGCCACGGGCAGCGAGGCCCACGTGCAAGTCCTGCGGGAGCGGGGGATGGGCGACGTGGCACCGGACGAGCCGACGGCGTACGCCATGGCGGGGACGATCCCGGTCCCGCCGCCCCTTCGCGAGGTCGATGGTCCGCCCGTGCCCGATCGGCTGGTCACCCTCGCCGACCTGGTCGGCGACGGGCACGTGCACACCGAGTGGTCCGGCGACGGCCACGACTCCATCGACGTGCTCGCCACCGCCGCCGTGGCCCGCGGGTACGAGTGGATCGCCCTGACTGACCACGCCGAGAACCTGACCATGAACGGCCTGACCCGCGAGGCGCTGCGCCGCCGTGACGCCGCCATCGACGAGGCCCGCGAGCGCCACCCCGACGTCCGGCTGCTGAAGGGGCTGGAGCTGAACATCGGGCTCGACGGCGGCCTGGACTACGACGAGGAGACGGTGCTCGGCCAGGACTGGTGTGTGGCCAGCGTGCACTCGGTCTTCCAGCGGCCCGAACCCGTCCAGACCGACCGGATCCTCGCCGCCATCGCCCACCCGGCCGTCCACGCCATCGGACATCCGGTCGGGCGCCTGCTCGGCATGCGGCCGGGCTACCGGATCGACATCCACGCCATCGCCCAGGCAGCCGCCGAGACCGGCACGGCGCTGGAGGTCAACGGGTCACCCCGCCGGCTGGACCTCGACGCGGAGATGGTCGCGATCGCCGTCGCCGCCGGGGCCACGTTGGTCCTGGACTCCGACGCCCACCGCGCCCGCGAGCTGGACTACGTCGTCGAGGCCGTCCTCACCGCCCAGCGCGGCGGCGCCCCCCTCCACCTGATCCGCAACGCCCGCCCGGCCTGA
- a CDS encoding cation-translocating P-type ATPase — protein MSAPPTDRPPATADLPAVDGLANPWSTPVEAVARALDVDPARGLTGDEAERRLAAHGPNEVAQEEGTSLWRLVVNQFLSPIVGVLVAAGLAALLAGEIVEAVAVLIAVLINAVIGFVTEYRALQSVESLRELGRTTAVVTRDGTPTEIAAADLVPGDIVQLEEGDVVPADLRLVEGANLQVDEAPLTGESAPQAKAVEPVEPDTPLAERGSMVFKGTRVTVGSASGVVVATGADTQIGEVASLVEQADDGNETPLERQLDKLGRALIVAVIGVGVVVAGVGIAVGQDVQEMIETAIALAVAAVPEGLPVVATLALARGVVRMSRRNALVKRLSSVETLGSAAVVFTDKTGTLTEGRMTVTMLQTGPSAVELASIGEDDEQARAALAVAALCGNATLGEEDPADDVGDPMETALQRAAITAGVGGREDLLEVAPEQREVAFDRDTKMMATYHRVAEAGGPGLPAGSTLVAVKGAPGAVVASATRGWDDEPLTDADRDDWLQRQRTLAGQGLRVLALARRVVDAGDDAASIEPYEDLQLLGMVGLLDPPREATAQAVADCHRAGVEVVMVTGDQPATAAAIARQVGLLDPDGEGEDEVIRGADLEPAEEWDDARRDQLANTRVFARLDPRQKLDLIALAQSRGHVVGMTGDGVNDAPALKSADIGIAMGDKGTQVARDSADIVLQDDAFESIVAAIREGRTIFENIRRFVVYLLSGNLGEILAVTLAAVGGFALPLLPLQILFINLVSDVFPAAALGLVKGDDHVLDRDPRDPEEAILDRARWTETIAWSVLVAAATLGTFALALGPFGMEEDAAVTVSFLAFVVARLVHTFNMRAPDEPLLRNPIVRSPVVWAALGVSAGLTALGVFVPPLANVLGVVVPDATMWALIAAGGGSVLVIGQIATTIRGWLARR, from the coding sequence ATGTCCGCACCCCCCACCGACCGTCCGCCCGCGACGGCCGACCTTCCTGCCGTCGACGGCCTCGCCAACCCCTGGTCAACCCCGGTGGAGGCGGTGGCGCGCGCCCTCGACGTCGACCCCGCCAGGGGCCTGACCGGCGACGAGGCGGAACGCCGCCTGGCGGCTCACGGCCCCAACGAGGTCGCCCAGGAGGAGGGGACGTCGCTGTGGCGGTTGGTGGTCAACCAGTTCCTCTCCCCGATCGTGGGCGTCCTGGTCGCCGCCGGGTTGGCGGCGCTGCTGGCCGGCGAGATCGTCGAGGCGGTCGCCGTCCTCATCGCCGTGCTGATCAACGCCGTGATCGGCTTCGTGACGGAGTACCGGGCGCTGCAGTCCGTGGAGTCGCTGCGCGAGCTGGGCCGGACCACCGCCGTGGTCACCCGGGACGGCACCCCGACGGAGATCGCGGCCGCCGACCTGGTGCCCGGCGACATCGTGCAGCTGGAGGAGGGGGACGTCGTCCCCGCCGACCTCCGGCTGGTCGAGGGGGCCAACCTGCAGGTCGACGAGGCGCCGCTGACCGGTGAGTCCGCCCCACAGGCCAAGGCCGTCGAACCTGTCGAGCCCGACACGCCGTTGGCCGAACGCGGGTCGATGGTCTTCAAGGGCACCCGCGTCACCGTCGGGTCCGCCAGCGGCGTGGTCGTCGCGACCGGCGCCGACACCCAGATCGGTGAGGTCGCCAGCCTGGTGGAGCAGGCCGACGACGGCAACGAGACGCCGCTGGAGCGGCAGCTCGACAAGCTCGGCCGGGCGCTCATCGTGGCCGTGATCGGCGTCGGTGTCGTCGTGGCCGGTGTCGGCATCGCCGTCGGGCAGGACGTGCAGGAGATGATCGAGACGGCCATCGCGCTGGCCGTCGCCGCCGTGCCCGAGGGCCTGCCCGTCGTTGCCACCCTCGCCCTGGCGCGTGGGGTCGTGCGCATGTCCCGTCGCAACGCGCTGGTCAAGCGCCTGTCGTCGGTGGAGACGCTGGGCTCGGCTGCGGTGGTGTTCACCGACAAGACCGGCACCCTGACCGAGGGCCGCATGACGGTCACGATGCTGCAGACCGGCCCCTCCGCCGTCGAGCTGGCGTCGATAGGTGAGGACGACGAGCAGGCACGGGCCGCGCTGGCGGTCGCCGCGTTGTGCGGCAACGCCACCCTGGGGGAGGAGGATCCCGCCGACGACGTGGGCGACCCAATGGAGACGGCGCTGCAGCGTGCCGCCATCACCGCCGGTGTCGGCGGCCGCGAGGACCTGCTGGAGGTCGCCCCGGAGCAACGAGAGGTCGCGTTCGACCGCGACACCAAGATGATGGCCACCTACCACCGTGTGGCCGAGGCAGGCGGGCCGGGCCTGCCTGCCGGCTCGACGCTGGTCGCCGTCAAGGGCGCGCCCGGTGCCGTGGTCGCCAGCGCCACCCGCGGGTGGGACGACGAACCGCTGACCGACGCCGACCGCGACGACTGGCTGCAACGCCAGCGCACCCTCGCCGGCCAGGGGCTTCGTGTGCTCGCGCTGGCCCGACGGGTGGTCGACGCCGGTGACGATGCCGCGTCGATCGAGCCGTACGAGGACCTGCAGCTGCTCGGCATGGTCGGGCTGCTGGATCCGCCCCGCGAGGCCACCGCCCAGGCCGTGGCCGACTGCCATCGGGCCGGTGTCGAGGTCGTCATGGTCACCGGCGACCAGCCGGCCACGGCCGCCGCGATCGCCCGTCAGGTCGGGCTGCTGGACCCCGACGGTGAGGGTGAGGACGAGGTCATCCGTGGCGCGGACCTCGAACCGGCCGAGGAGTGGGACGACGCGCGCCGCGACCAGCTGGCCAACACCCGCGTGTTCGCCCGCCTCGACCCGCGGCAGAAGCTGGACCTCATCGCGCTGGCTCAGTCACGTGGGCACGTCGTCGGCATGACCGGTGACGGCGTCAACGACGCACCGGCCCTGAAGTCCGCCGACATCGGCATCGCCATGGGGGACAAGGGCACACAGGTGGCCCGCGACTCCGCCGACATCGTCCTGCAGGACGACGCGTTCGAGTCCATCGTGGCGGCGATCCGCGAGGGCCGGACGATTTTCGAGAACATCCGGCGGTTCGTCGTCTACCTGCTGAGCGGCAACCTCGGCGAGATCCTCGCCGTCACCCTGGCGGCCGTCGGTGGGTTCGCCCTGCCGCTGCTGCCGCTGCAGATCCTCTTCATCAACCTGGTCTCCGATGTCTTCCCCGCTGCCGCGCTCGGCCTGGTCAAGGGTGACGACCACGTGCTCGACCGTGATCCCCGTGACCCCGAGGAGGCCATCCTCGACCGCGCCCGCTGGACCGAGACGATCGCCTGGTCGGTCCTCGTCGCCGCGGCGACGCTCGGCACCTTCGCCCTCGCGCTCGGCCCGTTCGGCATGGAGGAGGACGCCGCCGTCACCGTGTCCTTCCTCGCCTTCGTCGTGGCCCGCCTGGTGCACACCTTCAACATGCGCGCCCCCGACGAGCCGTTGCTGCGCAACCCCATCGTCCGCTCGCCGGTCGTGTGGGCCGCGCTGGGTGTGTCGGCCGGCCTGACCGCCCTCGGCGTGTTCGTCCCGCCGCTCGCCAACGTCCTCGGCGTGGTCGTGCCGGACGCCACGATGTGGGCCCTGATCGCCGCCGGCGGTGGCTCCGTCCTCGTCATCGGCCAGATCGCCACGACGATCCGCGGCTGGCTCGCCCGCCGCTGA
- a CDS encoding DUF2237 family protein codes for MAKNVLGGELSDCSRDPMTGYYRDGCCNTGTGDTGVHTVCAVMTAEFLAYSASVGNDLATPMPEYGFAGLAPGDQWCLCAPRWQEALEAGAAPQVVLAATHILTLEWCGLADLKAHAVDAPSD; via the coding sequence ATGGCGAAGAACGTGCTGGGTGGCGAGCTGTCCGACTGCTCCCGCGACCCGATGACCGGCTACTACCGCGACGGCTGCTGCAACACCGGCACCGGCGACACCGGTGTGCACACCGTTTGTGCGGTGATGACCGCGGAGTTCCTGGCCTACTCCGCCTCGGTCGGCAACGACCTGGCCACGCCGATGCCCGAGTACGGGTTCGCCGGCCTGGCCCCCGGCGACCAGTGGTGCCTGTGCGCCCCCCGTTGGCAGGAGGCGCTGGAGGCCGGCGCGGCCCCACAGGTGGTGTTGGCGGCCACCCACATCCTCACCCTGGAGTGGTGCGGGCTGGCGGACCTGAAGGCCCACGCCGTCGACGCGCCGTCGGACTGA